Proteins from a genomic interval of Streptomyces sp. NBC_01445:
- the purN gene encoding phosphoribosylglycinamide formyltransferase — MKPLCDPTNALPRKALAVAKRLVVLVSGSGTNLQALLDALAAEGAEGYGAEIVAVGADRDSIAGLERAERAGLPTFVCRVKDFATREEWDRALAEATAAYEPDLVVSAGFMKIVGKEFLARFGGRFVNTHPALLPSFPGAHGVRDALAYGAKVTGCTVHFVDDGVDTGPIIAQGVVEVRDEDDASALHERIKEVERRLLVDVVGRLARNGYRIEGRKVVIQ; from the coding sequence ATGAAGCCTTTGTGCGACCCTACAAACGCACTCCCGAGAAAGGCCCTCGCTGTGGCCAAGCGGCTCGTCGTGCTGGTCTCCGGATCAGGCACGAATCTGCAGGCTCTGCTCGACGCCCTCGCGGCCGAGGGCGCGGAGGGTTACGGCGCCGAGATCGTGGCCGTCGGCGCCGACCGTGACTCCATCGCCGGGCTCGAGCGCGCCGAGCGCGCCGGGCTGCCCACCTTCGTCTGCCGGGTGAAGGACTTCGCCACCCGCGAGGAGTGGGACCGGGCGCTCGCCGAGGCCACGGCGGCGTACGAGCCGGACCTCGTGGTCTCGGCCGGGTTCATGAAGATCGTGGGCAAGGAGTTCCTCGCCCGGTTCGGCGGGCGGTTCGTGAACACGCACCCCGCCCTGCTCCCCAGTTTTCCCGGAGCCCATGGTGTGCGCGACGCGCTCGCGTACGGCGCCAAGGTCACCGGATGCACCGTCCACTTCGTCGACGACGGCGTCGACACCGGCCCGATCATCGCCCAGGGCGTGGTCGAGGTCCGGGACGAGGACGACGCGAGCGCTCTGCACGAGCGCATCAAGGAAGTCGAGCGCAGGCTGCTCGTCGATGTCGTGGGGCGTCTGGCCCGCAACGGCTATCGCATTGAGGGACGAAAGGTAGTTATCCAGTGA
- the purH gene encoding bifunctional phosphoribosylaminoimidazolecarboxamide formyltransferase/IMP cyclohydrolase: MTAESNKRPIRRALVSVYDKTGLEDLARGLHEAGVELVSTGSTAAKIAAAGVPVTKVEELTGFPECLDGRVKTLHPKIHAGILADLRLEDHQRQLAELGVEPFQLVVVNLYPFKETVASGATPDECVEQIDIGGPSMVRAAAKNHPSVAVVTSPARYADALSAVRDGGFDLTARKRLAGEAFQHTAAYDVAVASWFADGYAAADESGLPEFLGATYGRKNVLRYGENPHQAAALYVDGTGGLAEAEQLHGKEMSYNNYTDTDAARRAAYDHDDPCVAIIKHANPCGIAVASSVAEAHRKAHACDPMSAFGGVIAVNRPVTKEMAEQVADIFTEVIVAPEYEDGALEALTKKKNIRVLRAHQGPSALVETKQIDGGALLQVTDRVQADGDNPASWTLATGDALSPGELDELAFAWKACRAVKSNAILLAKDGASVGVGMGQVNRVDSCKLAVERAGEERARGSFAASDAFFPFPDGPQILIDAGVKAIVQPGGSIRDEQVVEAAKKAGVTMYFTGTRHFFH, translated from the coding sequence GTGACCGCCGAGAGCAACAAGCGGCCCATTCGCCGGGCGCTCGTCAGCGTCTACGACAAGACCGGTCTGGAAGACCTCGCGCGCGGGCTGCACGAGGCGGGCGTGGAGCTGGTGTCGACCGGCTCGACCGCTGCGAAGATCGCCGCCGCCGGAGTGCCCGTCACCAAGGTCGAGGAGCTCACGGGCTTCCCCGAGTGCCTCGACGGGCGCGTCAAGACGCTGCACCCGAAGATCCACGCGGGCATCCTCGCCGACCTGCGCCTGGAGGACCACCAGCGCCAGCTCGCCGAGCTCGGCGTGGAGCCCTTCCAGCTCGTCGTCGTGAACCTGTACCCCTTCAAGGAGACCGTCGCCTCGGGCGCCACTCCCGACGAGTGCGTCGAGCAGATCGACATCGGCGGCCCCTCGATGGTGCGCGCCGCCGCCAAGAACCACCCGTCGGTGGCCGTCGTCACCAGCCCCGCCCGGTACGCCGACGCCCTGTCGGCCGTTCGCGACGGCGGCTTCGACCTGACCGCCCGCAAGCGCCTCGCCGGCGAGGCCTTCCAGCACACGGCGGCGTACGACGTCGCGGTCGCGTCCTGGTTCGCCGACGGCTACGCGGCCGCCGACGAGAGCGGCCTCCCCGAGTTCCTCGGCGCGACGTACGGGCGCAAGAACGTCCTGCGCTACGGCGAGAACCCGCACCAGGCCGCCGCCCTCTACGTCGACGGCACCGGCGGTCTCGCGGAGGCCGAGCAGCTGCACGGCAAGGAGATGTCGTACAACAACTACACAGACACGGACGCCGCGCGCCGTGCCGCGTACGACCACGACGACCCGTGCGTCGCGATCATCAAGCACGCCAACCCGTGCGGCATCGCGGTCGCGTCGAGCGTCGCCGAGGCGCACCGCAAGGCGCACGCCTGTGACCCGATGTCCGCATTCGGCGGCGTCATCGCCGTCAACCGGCCGGTGACGAAGGAGATGGCCGAGCAGGTCGCGGACATCTTCACCGAGGTCATCGTCGCGCCCGAGTACGAGGACGGCGCGCTCGAGGCCCTCACCAAGAAGAAGAACATCCGCGTGCTGCGCGCCCACCAGGGCCCGTCGGCGCTCGTCGAGACGAAGCAGATCGACGGCGGCGCGCTCCTCCAGGTCACCGACCGCGTCCAGGCCGACGGAGACAACCCGGCGAGCTGGACCCTCGCGACGGGCGACGCGCTGTCCCCGGGCGAGCTCGACGAGCTGGCGTTCGCCTGGAAGGCGTGCCGCGCGGTGAAGAGCAACGCGATCCTGCTGGCCAAGGACGGCGCCTCGGTCGGCGTCGGCATGGGCCAGGTCAACCGCGTCGACTCCTGCAAGCTGGCCGTGGAGCGGGCCGGCGAGGAGCGGGCGCGCGGTTCGTTCGCCGCGTCGGACGCGTTCTTCCCGTTCCCGGACGGGCCGCAGATCCTGATCGACGCCGGTGTGAAGGCGATCGTCCAGCCCGGCGGTTCCATCCGTGACGAGCAGGTCGTCGAGGCTGCGAAGAAGGCGGGCGTGACGATGTACTTCACCGGCACGCGCCACTTCTTCCACTAG
- a CDS encoding DUF3017 domain-containing protein encodes MVSAPDAEGKPRRASRRFPLFTRDTARPEGGGRAAPGDAPAPARQWPILAVISLVGVGLLLTAFDVFRVGTLLIGVALIGGAVLRWTLPSVGMLAVRSRFTDMVTYGFLGVVIVLLALMVEPNPILVIPFLNDTLHFTIS; translated from the coding sequence GTGGTGTCGGCCCCGGACGCCGAAGGGAAGCCGCGGCGTGCCTCGCGCCGGTTCCCGCTTTTCACCAGGGACACCGCGCGCCCCGAGGGCGGCGGTCGCGCGGCGCCGGGTGACGCCCCGGCCCCGGCGCGCCAGTGGCCGATCCTCGCGGTGATCTCGCTGGTGGGCGTCGGACTGCTGCTCACCGCGTTCGACGTGTTCCGCGTCGGGACGCTGCTGATCGGCGTCGCCCTGATCGGCGGTGCGGTACTGCGCTGGACGCTCCCGTCCGTGGGCATGCTCGCGGTGCGCTCCCGTTTCACCGACATGGTGACGTACGGGTTCCTGGGCGTCGTCATCGTGCTGCTCGCGCTGATGGTGGAGCCGAATCCCATCCTGGTCATCCCGTTCCTGAACGACACGCTGCACTTCACGATCAGCTGA
- the sucD gene encoding succinate--CoA ligase subunit alpha has translation MAIFLTKDSKVIVQGMTGATGMKHTKLMLGDGTNIVGGVNPRKAGTSVDFDGTEVPVFGTVKEAMEKTGANVSVLFVPPAFSKAAVVEAIDGEIPLAVVITEGIAVHDSAAFWAYAKSKGNKTRIIGPNCPGLITPGQSNAGIIPGDITKPGRIGLVSKSGTLTYQMMYELRDLGFSSAVGIGGDPVIGTTHIDALEAFEADPDTDLIVMIGEIGGDAEERAADYIAKHVTKPVVGYVAGFTAPEGKTMGHAGAIVSGSSGTAQAKKEALEAAGVKVGKTPTETAKLARELLS, from the coding sequence ATGGCTATCTTCCTCACCAAGGACAGCAAGGTCATCGTCCAGGGCATGACCGGTGCCACGGGCATGAAGCACACCAAGCTCATGCTCGGTGACGGCACGAACATCGTCGGCGGCGTGAACCCGCGCAAGGCCGGCACCTCCGTCGACTTCGACGGCACCGAGGTCCCGGTCTTCGGCACGGTCAAGGAGGCCATGGAGAAGACGGGCGCCAACGTCTCCGTCCTCTTCGTGCCGCCGGCCTTCTCCAAGGCCGCCGTCGTCGAGGCGATCGACGGCGAGATCCCCCTCGCTGTCGTGATCACCGAGGGCATCGCCGTCCACGACTCCGCCGCCTTCTGGGCGTACGCGAAGTCGAAGGGCAACAAGACCCGCATCATCGGCCCGAACTGCCCCGGTCTCATCACCCCGGGCCAGTCGAACGCCGGCATCATCCCGGGCGACATCACGAAGCCGGGCCGCATCGGCCTGGTCTCGAAGTCCGGCACGCTGACGTACCAGATGATGTACGAGCTCCGTGACCTCGGCTTCTCGTCCGCCGTCGGCATCGGTGGCGACCCGGTCATCGGTACGACGCACATCGACGCCCTCGAGGCGTTCGAGGCCGACCCCGACACCGACCTGATCGTCATGATCGGCGAGATCGGCGGCGACGCCGAGGAGCGTGCGGCGGACTACATCGCCAAGCACGTCACCAAGCCGGTCGTCGGCTACGTCGCGGGCTTCACCGCCCCCGAGGGCAAGACGATGGGTCACGCGGGCGCGATCGTGTCCGGCTCTTCTGGCACCGCACAGGCCAAGAAGGAGGCCCTCGAGGCCGCCGGCGTGAAGGTCGGCAAGACGCCGACCGAGACGGCCAAGCTGGCGCGCGAGCTGCTCTCGTAG
- a CDS encoding zinc ribbon domain-containing protein yields the protein MDERTGEVLAAAVLAERVGWAAGLVSVMAADLLARHWNCADVDVLASGEDAGGRALPSNAWMALRRLGWTTAPAGGVKANDRIVRMAQEQAGRVLRAAKWRADLTAGVLTTWPGAPDRRTAEEWAAVRGAVPGGQFLPSNVIKSRTRQVTAFVRMTGRMPLDVFELEATPRIARMLLLSACDGQQATIERTDEPGRALLRLQLPTRPDPASYKDWTWVACPITLPPTVPAGAVVHLPTLRVNGGQVRADLAYTHAVPRTRRTGHTIALGVDWGLNTLLSVGAARLHDDGQITALGSGGQFRAAGILARQHRLRRLSEHLHTKADHYERLTAGDEQHALTGRHHILRDEIRHVCDRRAHLNDALAWAAARWTVDQAITASATVIYVEDLRSMEAKGMGRTLNTRLSQQVRGQIVVRMRHLAAEVGIAVVTVPARNTSKHCPQCLTPLRHRKAPDRPTTPGWKWALCPSCLWQGDRDHGAWRRIAARGLTHQTKTVTDRARGAMVIRAVVDKLETRAVITPSADKTSRNDRSKTGPTRPRATRPTPRRRRTPSPTRPTGPAGKRPEGHAHTDRTRLPRAAHRHQGVTTISTPTNRHQPRGAALGAGFHLHAHATPPRWAIPLPDTTSDMGSLSWLETLRRAGGTRSGPTSPGRTRRPSTSTGCRPCCRTWRRCRASGG from the coding sequence GTGGATGAGAGAACTGGCGAGGTCCTCGCCGCAGCGGTGCTGGCGGAGCGGGTGGGATGGGCTGCCGGTCTGGTGTCCGTGATGGCCGCCGACCTGCTGGCCCGGCACTGGAATTGCGCCGATGTGGACGTGTTGGCCTCGGGTGAGGATGCCGGGGGCCGGGCGCTGCCGTCGAACGCGTGGATGGCGCTGCGCCGTCTGGGCTGGACCACCGCACCGGCCGGGGGTGTCAAGGCCAATGACCGGATCGTGCGGATGGCCCAGGAGCAGGCCGGGCGCGTGCTGCGGGCGGCGAAGTGGCGTGCCGACCTGACGGCCGGGGTCCTCACTACGTGGCCGGGTGCCCCGGACAGGCGGACTGCCGAGGAGTGGGCCGCGGTGCGCGGGGCGGTGCCGGGCGGGCAGTTCCTGCCGTCGAATGTGATCAAATCCCGTACTCGGCAGGTGACGGCGTTCGTCCGGATGACGGGCCGGATGCCGCTCGATGTGTTCGAGCTGGAGGCCACGCCCCGCATCGCACGCATGCTGCTGCTCTCGGCGTGCGACGGGCAGCAGGCCACCATCGAACGCACCGACGAGCCAGGCCGCGCACTGCTGCGCCTCCAGCTCCCCACCCGCCCCGATCCCGCCTCCTACAAGGACTGGACCTGGGTGGCCTGCCCGATCACGCTTCCCCCGACTGTCCCTGCTGGCGCGGTTGTCCACCTGCCCACCCTGCGCGTGAACGGCGGCCAAGTCCGTGCCGATCTCGCCTACACCCACGCCGTCCCCAGGACGCGGCGGACCGGGCACACCATCGCGCTGGGCGTGGACTGGGGCCTGAACACCCTGCTGTCCGTCGGTGCCGCGCGCCTGCACGACGACGGCCAGATCACCGCCCTCGGCTCCGGCGGACAGTTCCGGGCAGCCGGTATCCTCGCCAGACAGCACCGCCTGCGCCGTTTGTCCGAGCACCTGCACACCAAGGCCGACCACTACGAACGGCTCACCGCAGGAGACGAACAGCACGCCTTGACGGGCAGGCACCACATCCTGCGGGACGAGATCCGGCATGTCTGCGACCGGCGTGCCCACCTCAACGACGCTCTGGCGTGGGCTGCCGCCCGCTGGACGGTGGATCAGGCCATCACCGCCTCGGCCACGGTGATCTATGTCGAAGACCTGCGGTCGATGGAAGCCAAGGGTATGGGCCGTACCTTGAACACCCGCCTCTCCCAGCAGGTGCGCGGGCAGATCGTGGTCCGCATGCGCCACCTCGCCGCCGAAGTAGGTATCGCCGTCGTCACCGTCCCGGCGCGCAACACTTCCAAGCACTGCCCCCAGTGCCTCACCCCGCTGCGGCACCGCAAAGCCCCCGACCGGCCCACCACGCCCGGCTGGAAATGGGCCCTCTGCCCCTCCTGCCTGTGGCAGGGCGACCGCGACCACGGCGCGTGGCGACGTATCGCGGCACGCGGCCTCACCCACCAGACCAAGACCGTCACCGACCGCGCCAGGGGCGCGATGGTGATCCGCGCGGTGGTGGACAAGCTCGAAACCCGTGCAGTCATCACGCCGAGTGCCGACAAGACCAGCCGGAACGACCGGTCCAAGACCGGCCCCACCCGGCCTCGAGCCACACGTCCGACGCCCAGGCGACGCCGGACACCCTCCCCCACCAGACCCACAGGTCCGGCGGGCAAGCGTCCGGAGGGACACGCTCACACGGACCGGACCCGGCTGCCCCGCGCAGCCCACCGGCACCAGGGCGTGACAACGATCAGCACACCCACCAACCGGCACCAGCCACGAGGAGCGGCACTGGGCGCGGGCTTCCACCTGCACGCCCACGCCACCCCACCACGGTGGGCGATCCCGTTGCCAGACACCACGTCTGACATGGGATCGCTTAGCTGGTTAGAGACGCTCCGCAGGGCTGGAGGGACCAGATCGGGTCCCACGTCGCCCGGCCGGACTCGTAGGCCCTCGACGTCCACCGGATGCCGTCCTTGTTGTAGAACTTGGCGACGGTGCCGGGCGTCTGGTGGTTGA
- a CDS encoding helix-turn-helix domain-containing protein: MTQSPASPLPAPNERRKLRESKSLTQAQVAAQVGVTRETFRSWESGRTTPRGRQGEAYATFLADIEAERQAPAAKATVTAKAAATATTAPARTRRSVGRRDSAPLDRGQERGGRWGRPAATAEAGGSPSPTESPKGATEAFDRLYTHAAPGLVRQTYLLTGRRTLARESVERAFQFAWQRWPEVAVDRDPVGWVRAAAYEYAMSPWHRLRPSHRHPEAPPADAAHRALLDVLLSLPSSYRRTLLLYDGVGLDLPETAAETEATTPAAAKRLLHAREAVAEQLPALAVPDQLHRRLTELAGAEKLQAPKSTLVRTEGERRTRFWTRSAIAFTVLIVGATALTLRTAPTRYEPIPAPGSMITGVPPRTGPGPLTQADKKLRDKLHKSTQSSPHRLAPAAD; this comes from the coding sequence ATGACGCAGAGCCCCGCCTCCCCGCTGCCAGCCCCCAACGAGCGCCGCAAGCTCCGCGAGTCGAAGTCCCTGACTCAGGCTCAGGTCGCCGCGCAAGTGGGCGTCACCCGGGAAACGTTCCGCTCCTGGGAATCCGGCCGGACCACCCCGAGGGGCCGCCAGGGGGAGGCGTACGCGACGTTCCTGGCGGACATCGAGGCGGAGAGACAAGCGCCGGCCGCCAAGGCAACAGTCACCGCCAAGGCAGCAGCCACCGCCACGACAGCCCCCGCCCGGACCAGACGCTCCGTCGGACGCCGGGACTCCGCCCCGCTCGACCGGGGCCAGGAGCGCGGCGGACGGTGGGGGCGACCCGCGGCCACAGCGGAAGCGGGCGGGAGCCCGAGCCCGACGGAGTCCCCGAAGGGCGCCACCGAGGCCTTCGACCGGCTCTACACCCACGCGGCCCCGGGTCTGGTCCGCCAGACCTACCTCCTCACCGGCCGCCGCACCCTCGCCAGGGAGTCCGTGGAGCGCGCCTTCCAGTTCGCCTGGCAGCGCTGGCCCGAGGTCGCCGTGGACCGCGACCCCGTCGGCTGGGTCAGGGCCGCCGCGTACGAGTACGCCATGTCGCCCTGGCACCGGCTCCGCCCGAGCCACCGGCACCCCGAGGCGCCGCCCGCCGACGCCGCCCACCGCGCGCTGCTCGACGTACTCCTGAGCCTGCCGTCCTCGTACCGCCGCACCCTGCTGCTCTACGACGGGGTCGGGCTCGATCTGCCCGAGACCGCCGCCGAGACGGAGGCCACCACGCCCGCTGCGGCGAAGCGGCTGCTCCACGCGCGGGAGGCCGTGGCCGAGCAGCTGCCCGCCCTCGCCGTACCCGACCAGCTCCACCGGCGCCTGACCGAACTCGCGGGCGCCGAGAAGCTCCAGGCGCCCAAGTCGACCCTGGTCCGCACGGAGGGCGAGCGCCGGACCCGCTTCTGGACCCGCTCGGCCATTGCCTTCACCGTCCTGATCGTCGGCGCGACGGCCCTCACGCTGCGCACCGCGCCGACCCGTTACGAACCGATCCCCGCCCCCGGCTCCATGATCACCGGAGTACCGCCGCGGACGGGGCCGGGACCGCTCACGCAGGCGGACAAGAAGCTGCGCGACAAGCTGCACAAGTCGACGCAGAGCAGCCCTCACCGCCTCGCCCCCGCGGCCGACTGA
- a CDS encoding bifunctional methylenetetrahydrofolate dehydrogenase/methenyltetrahydrofolate cyclohydrolase — MTAQILDGKATAATIKSDLSARVAALREKGVTPGLGTVLVGEDPGSQKYVAGKHRDCAQVGIASIQRHLPATATQEEIEAVVRELNEDPACTGYIVQLPLPKGIDENRILELMDPAKDADGLHPMNLGRLVLNEPAPLPCTPFGIITLLREHGVEINGAEVVVVGRGVTIGRPMPLLLTRKSENATVTQCHTGTRDLAAHLKRADIVVAAAGVPHLIKPEDIKPGAAVLDVGVSRDENGKIVGDVHPGVTEVAGWISPNPGGVGPMTRAQLLVNVVEAAERNANGVG, encoded by the coding sequence ATGACCGCCCAGATTCTCGATGGCAAGGCCACCGCAGCCACGATCAAGTCCGATCTGTCCGCCCGTGTGGCGGCCCTGAGGGAGAAGGGCGTCACGCCCGGCCTCGGCACCGTCCTGGTCGGTGAGGACCCGGGCAGCCAGAAGTACGTCGCGGGCAAGCATCGCGACTGCGCCCAGGTCGGCATCGCCTCCATCCAGCGCCACCTGCCGGCCACCGCCACGCAGGAGGAGATCGAGGCGGTCGTCCGCGAGCTCAACGAGGACCCCGCCTGCACCGGCTACATCGTCCAGCTCCCGCTGCCCAAGGGCATCGACGAGAACCGCATCCTGGAGCTGATGGACCCGGCCAAGGACGCGGACGGCCTGCACCCGATGAACCTCGGCCGCCTCGTCCTGAACGAGCCGGCGCCGCTGCCCTGCACCCCCTTCGGCATCATCACGCTGCTGCGCGAGCACGGTGTGGAGATCAACGGCGCGGAGGTCGTGGTCGTCGGCCGCGGCGTCACCATCGGCCGCCCGATGCCGCTGCTGCTCACCCGCAAGTCCGAGAACGCGACGGTCACCCAGTGCCACACCGGCACCCGTGACCTGGCCGCCCACCTCAAGCGCGCCGACATCGTCGTGGCCGCCGCGGGGGTCCCGCACCTGATCAAGCCCGAGGACATCAAGCCGGGCGCCGCCGTGCTCGACGTCGGCGTCTCGCGTGACGAGAACGGCAAGATCGTCGGCGATGTGCACCCGGGCGTCACCGAGGTCGCCGGGTGGATCTCCCCGAACCCGGGCGGCGTCGGCCCCATGACCCGTGCCCAGCTCCTCGTGAACGTTGTCGAGGCCGCCGAACGGAACGCGAACGGTGTCGGCTGA
- a CDS encoding proline-rich domain-containing protein, translating to MSFGDPNNPYGPPQGQPGQQPGYPPQAPQAPQGQPGYGYPQAPQGVPPQQGYGYPQGQPAYPGFPGGNQMPIEMPGLMKTARVLLFILAGFQLLIGIILGVTVGAAQDVSNGVGSGDATDTLAGLGFLFAALMVALGALSIFLGVKFKNGGSGIRITTIVYASLMIIGGLVNLVNGGGGSATFGGLISLAIAGIILGSMVNSAATTWFNRPRY from the coding sequence ATGAGTTTCGGCGACCCGAACAACCCCTACGGTCCGCCGCAGGGTCAGCCCGGCCAGCAGCCGGGCTACCCGCCGCAGGCACCCCAGGCGCCCCAGGGCCAGCCCGGCTACGGATACCCGCAGGCACCGCAGGGCGTCCCGCCGCAGCAGGGCTACGGCTACCCGCAGGGCCAGCCCGCGTACCCCGGCTTCCCCGGCGGCAACCAGATGCCGATCGAGATGCCCGGCCTGATGAAGACCGCGCGTGTGCTCCTCTTCATCCTCGCCGGCTTCCAGCTCCTGATCGGCATCATCCTGGGCGTCACCGTCGGCGCCGCCCAGGACGTGTCCAACGGCGTCGGCTCGGGCGACGCCACGGACACGCTGGCCGGGCTCGGGTTCCTCTTCGCCGCCCTCATGGTGGCCCTCGGCGCCCTGTCGATCTTCCTGGGCGTGAAGTTCAAGAACGGCGGCAGCGGCATCCGCATCACGACGATCGTCTACGCGTCGCTGATGATCATCGGTGGCCTCGTGAACCTCGTCAACGGCGGCGGCGGTTCGGCGACCTTCGGCGGACTCATCTCGCTCGCCATCGCCGGCATCATCCTCGGCTCCATGGTGAACAGCGCCGCGACCACCTGGTTCAACCGCCCGCGCTACTGA
- the sucC gene encoding ADP-forming succinate--CoA ligase subunit beta, whose amino-acid sequence MDLFEYQARDLFAKHGVPVLAGEVIDTPEAAREATERLGGKSVVKAQVKVGGRGKAGGVKLAATPDEAVARATDILGMDIKGHTVHKVMIAETAPEILEEYYVSYLLDRTNRTFLAMASVQGGVEIEVVAEENPDALAKVPVDANEGVSKEKAQEIVAQAKFPAEVADQVADILVTLWDTFIKEDALLVEVNPLAKVASGKVIALDGKVSLDENADFRQPEHEALEDKDAANPLEAAAKAKNLNYVKLDGEVGIIGNGAGLVMSTLDVVAYAGENHGNVKPANFLDIGGGASAQVMANGLEIILGDPDVKSVFVNVFGGITACDEVANGIVQALALLADKGEEVTKPLVVRLDGNNAELGRKILSDANHPLVQRVDTMDGAADKAAELAAAAK is encoded by the coding sequence GTGGACCTGTTCGAGTACCAGGCGAGGGACCTCTTCGCCAAGCACGGTGTACCGGTGCTGGCCGGTGAAGTCATCGACACGCCTGAGGCGGCGCGCGAGGCCACCGAGCGACTGGGCGGCAAGTCGGTCGTCAAGGCGCAGGTGAAGGTCGGCGGCCGTGGCAAGGCAGGCGGCGTCAAGCTCGCCGCCACCCCGGACGAGGCCGTCGCCCGCGCGACGGACATCCTCGGGATGGACATCAAGGGCCACACGGTCCACAAGGTGATGATCGCCGAGACCGCTCCGGAGATCCTCGAGGAGTACTACGTCTCGTACCTCCTCGACCGCACCAACCGCACCTTCCTCGCCATGGCGTCCGTCCAGGGCGGCGTGGAGATCGAGGTCGTCGCGGAGGAGAACCCCGACGCCCTCGCGAAGGTGCCGGTCGACGCCAACGAGGGCGTCTCCAAGGAGAAGGCCCAGGAGATCGTCGCCCAGGCGAAGTTCCCGGCCGAGGTCGCCGACCAGGTCGCCGACATCCTCGTCACCCTGTGGGACACCTTCATCAAGGAGGACGCCCTCCTCGTCGAGGTGAACCCGCTCGCCAAGGTCGCCTCCGGCAAGGTCATCGCCCTTGACGGCAAGGTCTCCCTCGACGAGAACGCCGACTTCCGCCAGCCCGAGCACGAGGCGCTCGAGGACAAGGACGCAGCCAACCCGCTCGAGGCTGCTGCCAAGGCCAAGAACCTCAACTACGTCAAGCTCGACGGCGAGGTCGGCATCATCGGTAACGGTGCCGGTCTGGTCATGTCGACCCTGGACGTCGTCGCGTACGCCGGTGAGAACCACGGCAACGTGAAGCCGGCCAACTTCCTCGACATCGGTGGCGGCGCGTCCGCCCAGGTGATGGCGAACGGCCTGGAGATCATCCTCGGCGACCCGGACGTCAAGTCCGTGTTCGTCAACGTCTTCGGCGGCATCACCGCCTGTGACGAGGTCGCCAACGGCATCGTGCAGGCCCTGGCGCTCCTCGCCGACAAGGGCGAAGAGGTCACCAAGCCGCTGGTCGTGCGACTCGACGGCAACAACGCGGAGCTGGGTCGCAAGATCCTCAGCGACGCCAACCACCCGCTCGTCCAGCGTGTGGACACCATGGATGGCGCGGCCGACAAGGCCGCCGAGCTCGCCGCGGCTGCGAAGTAA